Proteins encoded together in one Heterodontus francisci isolate sHetFra1 chromosome 20, sHetFra1.hap1, whole genome shotgun sequence window:
- the vax1 gene encoding ventral anterior homeobox 1, translating to MEVRCNREPIMEAESSRGLKNGLREGKETSSNSRDSHGNIRNSLMQEQQETFSASAGSDDCNKTKSNTTDPDYCRRILVRDAKGSIREIILPKGLDLDRPKRTRTSFTAEQLYRLEMEFQRCQYVVGRERTELARQLNLSETQVKVWFQNRRTKQKKDQGKDSDVRSTASETAATCSVLRLLEQGRLLSPPGLSGLLPCASNTLGSALRAPVVGLGTTLGTSSLTVGTSGAPTLTTTHPGHNVFSMPVPSILGTVTTRLASPLTVTGSLTGNLQELSARYLSSSAFEPYSRNGKRETMDKKIMD from the exons ATGGAAGTCAGATGCAATCGAGAACCAATAATGGAAGCTGAGTCGAGCAGAGGTTTAAAGAATGGACTCCGAGAAGGGAAAGAAACCAGCTCGAATTCAAGGGATTCTCACGGAAACATTCGGAATTCTTTGATGCAAGAGCAGCAGGAGACTTTCTCAGCTTCTGCCGGTTCCGATGACTGCAATAAAACAAAATCTAATACTACTGACCCGGACTATTGTAGACGAATTCTTGTAAGGG ATGCCAAGGGATCCATAAGAGAAATAATTCTACCCAAAGGGTTGGATCTTGATCGGCCCAAACGCACCCGAACGTCTTTCACGGCTGAGCAGCTATATCGCTTGGAAATGGAGTTCCAACGTTGTCAGTACGTTGTGGGACGGGAGAGAACGGAATTGGCTCGACAGCTCAACTTGTCAGAAACTCAG GTGAAAGTCTGGTTTCAAAACCGACGCACGAAGCAGAAAAAGGACCAAGGAAAAGATTCCGACGTTCGGTCGACGGCCTCCGAGACGGCAGCAACATGCAGCGTATTACGGCTTCTTGAGCAAGGAAGGCTGCTGTCCCCGCCTGGGTTATCCGGCCTCCTGCCCTGCGCCTCCAACACCCTGGGATCGGCGCTGCGTGCCCCCGTAGTCGGCCTTGGCACCACACTGGGCACCTCGTCACTCACGGTGGGGACATCAGGAGCACCGACACTGACTACCACCCATCCCGGACACAACGTTTTCAGTATGCCAGTACCATCGATTCTTGGGACGGTAACCACCAGGCTCGCCTCGCCCTTAACTGTAACCGGATCATTGACGGGGAACTTGCAAGAACTGTCTGCGAGATACTTGAGCTCTTCCGCTTTCGAGCCCTATTCCAGAAATGGTAAAAGAGAAACGATGGACAAAAAAATAATGGACTGA